The Argentina anserina chromosome 3, drPotAnse1.1, whole genome shotgun sequence genome includes a region encoding these proteins:
- the LOC126787554 gene encoding putative beta-glucosidase 9, whose amino-acid sequence MATQGSWLLAIVLLLLGFVMRDGTASNTTTPPTQYDTAFLNRTSFPAGFIFGTASSSYHMKVLLKRVAEDQAYGITTPTNIQIVHSLCLKLMFIAEKIKDGSNGDIANDEYHRYKEDVGIMKNMGLDAYRFSISWSRLLPNLHCHDPKFRV is encoded by the exons ATGGCAACTCAAGGGTCTTGGCTTTTAGCCATAGTGCTTCTACTACTTGGCTTTGTAATGAGAGATGGCACAGCCAGTAATACTACTACACCCCCTACGCAGTATGACACTGCTTTCCTCAATAGAACTAGTTTCCCAGCAGGCTTCATATTTGGTACAGCTTCATCATCTTACCA TATGAAGGTGCTGCTCAAGAGGGTGGCAGAGGACCAAGCATATGGGATAACTACACCCACAAATATCCAG ATTGTCCACTCCTTATGCTTGAAGCTCATGTTTATTGCAGAGAAGATTAAGGACGGTAGCAATGGAGATATAGCTAATGATGAATATCACCGCTATAAG GAAGATGTTGGGATCATGAAGAACATGGGGTTGGATGCATATCGGTTCTCTATCTCATGGTCCAGATTGTTACCAA